Part of the Thermococcus barossii genome is shown below.
AACTTCTTCATTGCATTTCCCTTAACGGAGCAAGGGGAAGGTTATATTTAAGCGTTACGCTCGGAGCTTTGACGGGAAGATGGCAAAAGAAGGTTGAGAAATCAGACCTTAACCCTCTTCCACACCGTTCCCTGCGGTGTGTCCTCCAGCTGAATGCCCATTTCCCTGAGCTCGGCCCTGATTCTGTCCGCCAGGGCGAAGTTCCTCTCCTTCCTCAGCTGGGCACGGACATCTATGAGGAGCCTTATCAGCTCTTCCTCCTCGCCCGCCCTCTGCTCCCTGAAGTAGTCCTCGAAGATTCCGAAGACCTCGCTAACGATTCTGAAGAACTCCATAGCCTTGCGGAGGATGCTCTCCTTCGGCCTCTCGACCTTTGTCAGGTATCTGTTAACGGCGTTGCTGACCTCGAAGACGGCCTTCATGGCTTCGGCGGTATTGAAGTCGTCGTCCATCGCCTCGTAGAATTTTTCCCTCGCGCTCCTTATGGCCTCGTAGGCCTCGAACTCCTCCTCGCCCCACTTGAACGATATCTCTGCCCTCTCCATGGCCACGCGGATGTTCTCAAGTGTGTTGTAGAGCCTCTCAAGGTTGTTCTTGGCGTGCTCCATGCCCTCCTCCGTGTAGTCGAGGGGTGAGCGGTAGTGCCTCTGGAGGACGAAGAGCCTTATCACCTCGGGGTCGTAGCGCTCCAGCATCTCCCTTATCGTCACGAAGTTGCCGAGGCTCTTGCTCATCTTCTCCCCGTTCACCATCAGGAAGCCAGTGTGGAGCCAGTAGCGAACCCACTCGTGGCCGGTGCAGGCCTCGGTCTGGGCTATCTCGTTCTCGTGGTGCGGGAAGATGAGGTCGTTGCCGCCGCCGTGGATGTCGAAGCTCTCGCCGAGGTACTTGGTGCTCATCGTGGAGCACTCGATGTGCCAGCCCGGCCTTCCCTTGCCCCACGGTGAAGACCACTTCGGCTCGCCTGGCTTGGCCTTCTTCCAGAGCGCGAAGTCCTCCGGGTTCCTCTTGCCTTCCCCGGGCTCGACTCGTGCTCCCTTTCTGAGCTCATCGAGCTTTATCCCGCTCAGCTTGCCGTAGTCCTT
Proteins encoded:
- the cysS gene encoding cysteine--tRNA ligase, giving the protein MAIRVYNTLTKRKEEFRPLRDNEVRMYVCGPTVYDYTHLGHARTYIAFDVIRRYLEHRGYTVLMVMNFTDIDDKIIKRANETGEDPKELAERFLRYFLEDMKALKVKPADIYPRVTEHIEDIIEFVRKLQERGYAYEGSDGVYFEVQRFKDYGKLSGIKLDELRKGARVEPGEGKRNPEDFALWKKAKPGEPKWSSPWGKGRPGWHIECSTMSTKYLGESFDIHGGGNDLIFPHHENEIAQTEACTGHEWVRYWLHTGFLMVNGEKMSKSLGNFVTIREMLERYDPEVIRLFVLQRHYRSPLDYTEEGMEHAKNNLERLYNTLENIRVAMERAEISFKWGEEEFEAYEAIRSAREKFYEAMDDDFNTAEAMKAVFEVSNAVNRYLTKVERPKESILRKAMEFFRIVSEVFGIFEDYFREQRAGEEEELIRLLIDVRAQLRKERNFALADRIRAELREMGIQLEDTPQGTVWKRVKV